TCAATTCACTGATTTCGGTGCTGGTACTCATATAAAGTACAGGCTTGATCAGTTTTTCGGGACGGGTCAGTTTCGGGAAGCGTTTGTCAGCAACTACCAGCCCGATTCCAGAGGCATCCGTAGTATCTTCCACAAAGTAATACAGGCCTTCACGCGGTAACACAAATGGCTGATTCGTAGTGATCGTCAGCGTTGAATCGACGTCCAGCGATTTGGCTGTCGGCTTGGGCGATGTGTTCATGGGCGACGAAGCGGCATCAAAATCATGTCGGTACCGAACGCCATATAGCGGCTTATTGGTCCCGTTAACATCCCGAAGAATGATGGTGTCGCCTACATTGGCAAAATTCCGCAACTGGGGTTGAACGCCCTGCTTATCGAAGAGGGTGACCCGATCACTCAGTTTGGTTCCGGTAAACCGTAACGACAGGTCATTACGAGCCTTCGTACCGTTCATCGTTTCGGTAATTTCCGTCAATAAGACAGCATTGGCCACGCCTTTCGGCCGTTTTACGTCAAAGGTCAACGTCAGGTGATCAGAAGCGGCCCCCACGTTCTGTGTCGATAATGGCACTGTTGAATAGCCCAATCGCTCACGGTTGTTGTAGTCGGGATACATAACGTAAGCGATCTGAAAATGCTCAACAAAATCGCTGGGTTTCTGAACAGCATCTCCCATTGGGGTTTTGGCCGTGAGATCCATGTACACCCGTACTGTCGACGAGTCGATAAATAGAAACTTACCCTTGATGGAAGTCACTACCCATTCCCCGCCTTTCATCGACATAGCGGGGCCCGTACCAATGGCCGAACCATCGGCAGCCTTCACCGGAGCCGGTGTTTGTACTGTTGCCGGACGCGAATCGGCTGGTTGAGCCGTTCCATCAACCCGTTGCGATTCGCCAACACGAACCGTCGGTTTGCTGGGTTGATTTCGCTGTGCTTCGGTGCGGGCATCGTAGGCCGCATTAACACGTGCCTGTTCCTTCTTTTTGTTGCTGACACAGCCAGACAACAAACCAAGTAAAAGTAAAAAAGACAGAATTCGCATAAACAAACGTGGATGTCGGACCAACCAGTCAGACGAATATGGTCAATGTTTTGTTCCGCAAATGCGTTCCAGATTTATGTCTGGGATTTCAGTTTACTAATAACGAAAAAACAGGGTTGTTCGACTTATATACCCTATCATTTTTCTTTCGGTTTACAAAAGAGTAATTTTGTCGATTCAATTGCAATAGCCGCCGGGTACAGGTTCAGGCCCGCGTCCCTTTTAGATCATGTACAAAACTACAGAAATAACCTCCGCCGAAATAGCCTCCGATAATCCCGTTCATCAGCGCTTACTGTTTCCGTATGTTGAAGCAGCTCAGATGGTCAGCGGTAATGTACTCGAAATCGGTTGCGGCTGGGGCCGGGGACTCGAATTGCTCACCAAAGCGGCCAATCATTATACGGGTATTGATAAGAATCAGGAACTGATCAACGCCCTACAAGCCGAATATCCTCAATCGACATTTATTTCGGCAAACATTCCTCCATTGCGTACCCTCGCAGATAATACGTTCGATTACATTGTAACGTTTCAGGTGATCGAACATATTGAGAACGATGATTTGTTTGTGAAAGAAGCCTATCGCGTACTGAAACCCGGCGGCAAACTGCTCCTCACAACGGTCAACAAAAGTTTCTCACTCACCCGCAACCCCTGGCACGTACGGGAATATTACGCCGATGGCCTGAAAGCGTTAATCACTAAATACTTCCCTACGATCGAGACGAAGGGCATACATGGTAACAATAAGGTGATGACCTACTATGAACAAAATAAAGAGTCGGTTAAAAAACTGACCCGATTCGATATTTTTAATTTGCAATACCGGCTTCCTCGCCGACTCCTGCAAGTCCCTTACGATCTGATGAATCG
This window of the Spirosoma aerolatum genome carries:
- a CDS encoding class I SAM-dependent methyltransferase, whose protein sequence is MYKTTEITSAEIASDNPVHQRLLFPYVEAAQMVSGNVLEIGCGWGRGLELLTKAANHYTGIDKNQELINALQAEYPQSTFISANIPPLRTLADNTFDYIVTFQVIEHIENDDLFVKEAYRVLKPGGKLLLTTVNKSFSLTRNPWHVREYYADGLKALITKYFPTIETKGIHGNNKVMTYYEQNKESVKKLTRFDIFNLQYRLPRRLLQVPYDLMNRLNRNRLLQADGLAAQINYTDYQVSQDPAGSLDFFYIATK
- a CDS encoding GWxTD domain-containing protein, whose amino-acid sequence is MRILSFLLLLGLLSGCVSNKKKEQARVNAAYDARTEAQRNQPSKPTVRVGESQRVDGTAQPADSRPATVQTPAPVKAADGSAIGTGPAMSMKGGEWVVTSIKGKFLFIDSSTVRVYMDLTAKTPMGDAVQKPSDFVEHFQIAYVMYPDYNNRERLGYSTVPLSTQNVGAASDHLTLTFDVKRPKGVANAVLLTEITETMNGTKARNDLSLRFTGTKLSDRVTLFDKQGVQPQLRNFANVGDTIILRDVNGTNKPLYGVRYRHDFDAASSPMNTSPKPTAKSLDVDSTLTITTNQPFVLPREGLYYFVEDTTDASGIGLVVADKRFPKLTRPEKLIKPVLYMSTSTEISELNQAQDTKKAFDKYWLSLMAGNEEVAKRTLKAYFDRVEEANRLFTTYKEGWKTDKGMIYIVLGPPDRVQRNREREVWVYNRRANVSEVNFTFTKKPNQFVEDHYELVRYIEYQPIWYPIVEAWRTGTIRD